From a single Cyclobacterium marinum DSM 745 genomic region:
- a CDS encoding helix-turn-helix domain-containing protein: MNDMIFSPIDKRQLIQEIAEEVASRIIPELQPGTPDDELIQIPEAMKLLGRSRTTINNWRREGFLKEQVINTRVYFKKSDILNAGHQKNGRKK; the protein is encoded by the coding sequence ATGAATGACATGATCTTTTCACCAATTGACAAAAGACAACTTATCCAAGAGATTGCTGAAGAAGTAGCTTCAAGGATAATCCCAGAGTTGCAACCAGGCACTCCCGACGATGAATTGATACAGATACCTGAGGCCATGAAACTGCTTGGGCGCTCCCGCACTACGATCAACAATTGGCGCAGGGAAGGGTTCCTGAAGGAACAGGTAATCAACACCAGGGTGTATTTCAAAAAGTCGGATATACTCAATGCCGGTCACCAGAAAAACGGTCGGAAAAAATAA
- a CDS encoding polysaccharide deacetylase family protein, whose translation MRLYKVPGLVQKLMKGYTWHRDRKVSTVYLTFDDGPVPGVSDFVLRQLDDYKMKANFFMVGDNVQKHTSLALEVARAGHGIGNHTFHHLKAPKTSLGLYLDDVEKCQQVIEDKVGVKPKFFRPPYGRMGSNYVRCLSQEYEIVLWDLISWDFKQELQPLKALNKIKKHTENGSIVLFHDQQKSKANLQKILPAYLEFLARKGFKTAVL comes from the coding sequence ATGCGATTGTATAAGGTTCCGGGTTTAGTTCAAAAGTTGATGAAAGGATATACCTGGCACAGAGATCGTAAGGTAAGCACAGTTTATTTGACCTTTGATGATGGGCCGGTTCCCGGAGTTTCTGATTTTGTTTTGCGTCAATTGGATGACTATAAGATGAAAGCCAACTTTTTTATGGTTGGAGACAATGTTCAAAAACATACTTCTCTGGCCTTGGAAGTAGCCCGGGCAGGGCATGGGATAGGAAACCACACTTTTCATCACCTTAAAGCACCAAAAACTTCACTTGGGTTATATTTGGATGATGTGGAAAAATGCCAACAAGTCATTGAAGATAAAGTGGGAGTCAAACCAAAATTTTTCCGCCCACCATATGGTAGAATGGGCAGCAATTATGTCCGCTGTTTGTCACAGGAGTATGAAATAGTACTTTGGGATTTGATTTCATGGGATTTTAAACAAGAACTACAGCCTTTAAAAGCCCTGAATAAAATAAAAAAACACACAGAAAACGGTTCCATTGTTTTGTTTCATGATCAACAAAAATCAAAAGCAAATTTGCAAAAAATATTACCTGCCTATTTAGAATTTTTGGCTAGGAAAGGTTTCAAAACAGCAGTATTATAA
- a CDS encoding glycosyltransferase — MIGLVALVLVILVSLLYATLCVLIRFNFKQYAFESSTLPAIAILLPCRNEAENLPECLQALEAIDYPADKVRFLVADDHSEDKTLNILQAWVNKAANRTLVPLIKRPEKGENGKAKALEEMAKQVTSGLMIFTDADCVVPSSWCMALAKVYREEYGLVTGITTVGGSSLFARMQALDWWLTLGKVKVVSDIGYSLTAMGNNMVMGRAAYQHSGGFGRVIKDVTEDLAMSIALYNQGYRPIHLVNKESLVRTKPEKTVRNLLQQRKRWMRGAFLLPLVWQLLLGLQVAFYAGLLVSLYFIPWWTVIFWLIKIIFQSIFIHTFAGKTMTRVSFFDLIYFEIYNWWVSWATVIFYFYPIELTWKNREYT, encoded by the coding sequence ATGATTGGTCTGGTAGCACTTGTTTTGGTGATTTTAGTTTCCCTTCTTTATGCTACCTTATGTGTTTTGATTCGGTTTAATTTTAAGCAATATGCATTTGAATCATCCACTTTGCCGGCCATCGCCATTCTGTTGCCTTGTAGGAATGAAGCCGAAAATTTGCCTGAATGCCTACAAGCACTTGAAGCAATTGATTATCCCGCTGATAAAGTCAGATTTCTAGTAGCAGATGATCACAGTGAGGATAAAACCCTCAATATTTTACAGGCTTGGGTAAATAAGGCGGCTAATCGCACTTTGGTACCTTTAATCAAACGACCTGAAAAAGGGGAAAATGGTAAAGCCAAGGCCTTGGAAGAAATGGCAAAGCAGGTCACATCCGGTCTAATGATCTTTACAGACGCCGACTGTGTAGTTCCCTCCAGTTGGTGTATGGCATTAGCTAAAGTTTATAGGGAGGAATATGGGCTTGTGACCGGAATCACAACAGTGGGAGGTAGCAGCTTGTTTGCACGAATGCAGGCATTGGATTGGTGGCTTACCTTAGGAAAGGTAAAAGTGGTTTCCGATATTGGCTATTCCCTTACTGCAATGGGTAATAATATGGTTATGGGAAGAGCTGCTTATCAGCATTCAGGAGGTTTTGGAAGGGTAATAAAGGATGTGACGGAGGATTTGGCCATGTCCATTGCTTTGTATAATCAGGGGTACCGTCCTATTCATCTAGTCAATAAGGAGTCTTTGGTGAGAACCAAGCCTGAAAAAACGGTAAGGAACTTACTACAGCAAAGAAAACGTTGGATGCGGGGTGCATTCCTTTTGCCGCTGGTTTGGCAATTGTTATTAGGTCTCCAAGTGGCATTCTATGCCGGCTTACTGGTAAGTTTGTATTTTATACCTTGGTGGACTGTGATTTTTTGGCTGATTAAAATTATCTTTCAATCCATATTTATTCACACATTTGCCGGTAAAACAATGACCAGAGTCAGTTTTTTTGATTTAATTTACTTTGAAATATACAATTGGTGGGTTAGTTGGGCAACAGTAATTTTCTATTTTTACCCTATTGAACTAACCTGGAAAAACCGAGAATACACATGA
- a CDS encoding asparaginase, whose product MNYKIVRLNTAAQKEIEHSVLIIYTGGTLGMAYDDDGALVPFNFGKILEKIPNLNNLNISITVISFPEPIDSSNINLQHWGDMAYIIFENYDTYDGFVVLHGTDTMAYSASMLSFMLKGLNKPVIFTGAQLPISAMRSDARENLMTSLEIAISKANGKPIVPEVCIFFNHLLLRGNRAKKVQSVHFDAFESENYPPLAESGIVIDYNYSAIRPYEEGKKLRYVNKLDKSVMVLKLFPGITQQVIHHSLSMEGLKGVVLETYGSGNSPSESWFIKEMEEAVDRGILILNVSQCNGGRVIQGRYQTSMDLKRVGVLSGADITTEAAITKMMFLLANEPDETEIKRRMMMPLAGEMSVLNQ is encoded by the coding sequence ATGAATTATAAAATAGTACGCCTTAATACAGCGGCACAAAAAGAGATTGAACATTCGGTATTGATCATCTATACCGGAGGTACATTGGGGATGGCTTATGACGATGATGGGGCCTTGGTACCATTTAATTTTGGAAAAATACTTGAAAAGATACCCAACCTCAATAACCTGAATATCAGTATTACGGTGATTTCTTTTCCGGAGCCCATTGATTCTTCCAATATCAATTTGCAGCATTGGGGCGACATGGCTTATATTATTTTTGAAAACTATGATACATATGATGGATTTGTAGTGCTTCATGGAACTGATACCATGGCTTATAGCGCTTCTATGTTAAGCTTTATGCTGAAAGGGCTGAATAAACCGGTGATATTTACCGGGGCACAGTTGCCAATCAGTGCAATGCGATCAGATGCCCGGGAAAACCTAATGACCTCCTTGGAAATTGCAATATCTAAGGCCAATGGAAAGCCGATAGTGCCCGAGGTGTGTATTTTTTTCAACCATTTGCTATTGCGTGGCAACCGTGCCAAAAAAGTACAAAGTGTTCACTTTGATGCTTTTGAGTCAGAAAATTATCCACCCTTGGCAGAATCAGGTATTGTCATTGATTACAACTATTCAGCCATTCGACCCTATGAAGAGGGAAAGAAGCTAAGGTATGTCAACAAGCTGGATAAAAGTGTTATGGTGCTCAAACTATTTCCCGGCATCACTCAGCAAGTGATCCATCACAGTCTAAGTATGGAGGGCCTTAAGGGGGTAGTTTTAGAAACTTACGGTTCAGGAAACAGTCCTAGTGAAAGTTGGTTTATCAAAGAAATGGAAGAAGCTGTAGACCGAGGGATTTTGATTTTGAACGTTTCTCAATGCAATGGAGGACGAGTAATTCAAGGGAGGTATCAGACCAGTATGGACTTGAAAAGGGTAGGGGTACTGAGTGGTGCAGACATCACTACAGAGGCAGCAATCACCAAAATGATGTTTCTATTGGCCAATGAACCGGATGAAACAGAGATCAAAAGACGGATGATGATGCCCTTGGCCGGAGAAATGTCAGTTTTAAATCAATAG
- a CDS encoding PP2C family protein-serine/threonine phosphatase, which produces MTGETIKYQRKELELKALLEITQAINENKNERVLLNIFKFTCLVHLNIKSLVLYVYNQQEQFFLRRISHQVKENLPEEIQKGDVQENKELGKLSLSLSGEYSFAEVNIYVPVYHKDKMLAILFLSTKDEDAGLDLDFTQALTNILVVALENKRFARKQLEQESFRKEMEIASNVQRMLFPATLPNHEKLKAKVTYIPHFSVGGDYYDLIQPTEDDVYFCVGDVSGKGMPASLLMSNFQAALRTLLRSGTDLKTIVEQLNLSIFDATKGERFITFFLGHYSYSQKKLTYVNAGHNPPILCLNSEASAELLEAGTTILGAFETLPFLELGEREGLDHFVLHLYTDGLTEAMNPQDEEYGEKRLLDYINQCRDSTPEDFHIGLLEDMEKFSDGVPGRDDITLLSLQFN; this is translated from the coding sequence ATGACAGGGGAGACCATCAAATACCAAAGGAAAGAGCTGGAGTTAAAAGCATTGCTGGAAATCACCCAAGCCATCAATGAAAATAAAAATGAGCGCGTACTATTAAATATTTTCAAATTTACCTGTCTGGTTCATTTGAATATTAAATCACTGGTGCTGTATGTATACAACCAACAAGAACAGTTTTTTCTTCGAAGAATTTCTCATCAGGTAAAAGAAAATCTTCCAGAGGAAATTCAAAAAGGAGACGTTCAGGAGAATAAGGAATTAGGGAAGTTGAGCTTGTCGCTTTCAGGTGAATATTCATTTGCAGAAGTAAATATTTATGTACCCGTTTATCACAAAGATAAAATGTTGGCCATCCTCTTCTTAAGTACAAAAGATGAAGATGCAGGCTTGGATTTGGATTTTACACAAGCATTAACGAATATCTTGGTGGTTGCTTTGGAAAACAAGCGCTTTGCAAGAAAGCAATTGGAACAGGAAAGTTTTCGAAAAGAAATGGAAATTGCCAGCAATGTTCAACGGATGCTTTTTCCTGCAACCTTGCCTAATCATGAGAAGCTAAAAGCGAAAGTAACATATATTCCCCATTTTTCTGTAGGGGGGGATTATTATGATTTAATTCAGCCAACTGAAGATGATGTGTATTTTTGTGTGGGGGATGTATCAGGAAAAGGCATGCCGGCATCTTTGCTGATGTCCAATTTCCAAGCGGCCCTTAGAACACTTTTAAGAAGTGGCACAGACTTGAAAACCATAGTTGAGCAATTGAATTTGTCCATCTTTGATGCCACCAAGGGTGAACGATTTATCACTTTCTTTCTAGGACATTATTCCTATAGCCAAAAGAAGTTAACTTACGTGAATGCAGGGCATAACCCTCCCATTTTATGTTTAAATTCCGAAGCTTCAGCTGAGTTGCTCGAAGCAGGGACCACTATTTTAGGGGCATTTGAGACTTTGCCATTTTTGGAACTCGGAGAAAGAGAAGGGCTAGACCATTTTGTCTTACACCTGTATACGGATGGTTTGACGGAGGCCATGAATCCGCAGGATGAGGAGTATGGAGAAAAGAGGTTGCTTGACTACATCAATCAATGCAGAGATAGTACTCCGGAAGATTTTCATATTGGCCTTTTGGAGGATATGGAAAAGTTTTCCGATGGAGTTCCCGGAAGGGATGACATTACTTTATTAAGTCTTCAATTCAATTGA
- a CDS encoding TatD family hydrolase — translation MKFIETHAHIYSKKFSEDVTAVVERSIEAGIDKIFMPNIDLDSIEGMLSLEQKFPGHCYPMLGLHPCDVDKGFEKTLTEMEKWWDKHTFYGVGETGIDLYWDKTYLEEQKTALKIQVDWAKEKQLPLILHCRESLDETIELLAPLVDKRLTGIFHCFSGTLAQAKQIIEMGFYLGIGGTLTYKNSGVGAVIKDIGPQHLVLETDSPYLAPVPFRGKRNSPEYIPYIAEKMAEFTGFSIAEVSEITNRNALKVFKLLPDEL, via the coding sequence ATGAAATTTATTGAAACTCACGCACATATATACAGTAAGAAATTTAGTGAAGATGTCACTGCTGTGGTAGAAAGATCCATAGAAGCAGGAATAGATAAGATTTTTATGCCCAATATTGACCTAGATTCAATTGAGGGTATGCTTTCCCTTGAACAAAAGTTTCCCGGCCATTGTTATCCCATGCTGGGATTGCATCCTTGTGATGTAGACAAAGGTTTTGAAAAGACTCTTACCGAGATGGAAAAATGGTGGGACAAGCATACCTTTTACGGGGTGGGTGAAACAGGAATTGACCTCTACTGGGACAAGACTTATCTTGAGGAACAAAAAACTGCCTTGAAAATCCAGGTAGATTGGGCTAAAGAAAAGCAATTGCCCTTGATTTTACATTGTAGGGAATCCCTGGATGAAACCATTGAATTACTAGCGCCTTTAGTGGATAAACGCTTGACAGGTATTTTCCATTGCTTTTCCGGAACCTTAGCTCAGGCCAAACAAATCATTGAGATGGGGTTTTATTTAGGAATAGGGGGAACCCTCACCTATAAAAACAGTGGGGTAGGCGCAGTGATAAAAGATATTGGTCCGCAACACCTTGTGTTGGAGACAGACAGTCCTTACCTTGCGCCAGTGCCTTTTAGGGGCAAGAGAAATTCACCGGAATACATTCCTTATATCGCAGAAAAAATGGCAGAATTTACCGGATTTAGTATTGCAGAGGTTTCAGAAATAACCAACAGGAACGCATTAAAAGTTTTCAAATTGTTGCCTGATGAATTATAA